From the genome of Pukyongia salina, one region includes:
- a CDS encoding universal stress protein: protein MRRKILLPTDFSRNAWDAIAYAVDLFKNEACDFFILNVYDYTGFALDNINVPQAHNEYSKTVQEKSMKGLERILQQLSFRDEGSDHNYYTISKQDSLLSAIKEVVELKDIDLVIMGTKGDTDALNVSFGSNTVLIMEKIRNCPVMAIPPDTLYADPTEIVFPTSYKTHYKKRELGYLIDIAKLTNAPIRILHVETSKELNETQLNYKQLLEEYFADLEHSFHTLDKNDIGAAIELFVQSRNSGMIAFINKKHTFFGSIFSQPLVKELGTHSKIPVLALHDFRN, encoded by the coding sequence ATGCGAAGAAAAATATTATTACCTACCGATTTTTCAAGGAATGCATGGGATGCTATTGCCTATGCCGTAGACCTGTTTAAAAATGAAGCCTGCGATTTTTTTATATTAAATGTTTACGACTATACGGGCTTTGCCCTGGATAACATAAATGTTCCACAAGCTCACAATGAATACTCCAAAACTGTTCAGGAGAAATCTATGAAAGGTCTGGAACGAATTTTACAACAGTTGTCATTCAGGGATGAGGGGAGTGATCATAATTATTATACCATCTCCAAACAAGACAGTTTGCTAAGTGCTATAAAAGAAGTGGTAGAGTTAAAAGATATAGACCTGGTGATCATGGGCACCAAAGGTGATACAGATGCTTTAAATGTTTCCTTCGGAAGTAATACAGTGTTAATAATGGAAAAAATTAGAAACTGCCCTGTGATGGCAATTCCACCCGATACTTTGTATGCAGATCCTACCGAGATCGTTTTCCCAACCAGTTATAAAACCCATTATAAAAAACGAGAACTGGGGTATCTCATCGATATCGCAAAACTCACTAATGCACCAATTAGAATTTTACACGTAGAAACATCCAAAGAGCTGAATGAAACCCAACTAAACTACAAACAACTGCTTGAAGAATATTTTGCCGATCTTGAACATAGTTTTCATACCTTAGATAAAAATGACATTGGGGCAGCAATTGAATTATTTGTGCAAAGCAGAAATAGCGGGATGATTGCTTTTATCAACAAGAAACATACATTCTTCGGAAGTATATTTTCACAGCCTTTGGTAAAAGAACTTGGGACGCACTCCAAAATTCCGGTCTTAGCCCTTCATGATTTCAGAAACTGA
- a CDS encoding Hsp20/alpha crystallin family protein, with the protein MSLIKFRRRLPLIDRGIPTWFETGDLFDDELFENGKSIPPMNVKESDSSYDIELAIPGFSKDEIEVSLENDVLHASASKEKESVEEDVEGYTRKEFNYNSFDRRIKVPNTVNQDKEVKATYNNGVLYLQLTKDEVAKDRSKKIEIE; encoded by the coding sequence ATGTCACTTATTAAATTTAGAAGAAGATTACCACTCATAGATCGTGGTATTCCTACTTGGTTTGAAACAGGTGATCTGTTCGACGACGAGCTCTTCGAAAATGGAAAGAGTATCCCTCCAATGAACGTTAAGGAAAGTGATTCTTCCTACGACATTGAATTAGCCATTCCCGGATTCTCAAAAGATGAGATCGAAGTTTCGCTTGAGAATGATGTGTTACATGCTTCTGCTTCGAAAGAAAAAGAATCTGTGGAAGAAGATGTGGAAGGTTATACTCGAAAAGAATTCAATTATAATTCTTTCGACCGTAGAATTAAAGTACCTAACACGGTAAATCAGGATAAGGAAGTTAAGGCGACCTACAACAATGGAGTGCTGTACCTCCAACTAACCAAAGATGAAGTAGCCAAAGATCGGTCTAAGAAGATAGAGATCGAATAA
- a CDS encoding MBL fold metallo-hydrolase RNA specificity domain-containing protein, whose amino-acid sequence MQTAKIHFLGAAGTVTGSKYLIETSEINFMVDCGMFQGLKELRELNWEPIPYDVASIDLVLLTHGHLDHTGYLPRLVKQGFKGKILGTAPTLAITGIILKDSGKIHEEEAKKANEEGYTSHTPALPFYTIKEAEDTMRLFNSVEKDEWIVLSEHIKCRYRYNGHIIGSTFIEIQIFDKLFVFSGDIGRSHDHLLHPPEKPEWADYLFVESTYGNKLHPEESVSELLTELVHKTLHKRGTLIIPSFAVERLQVLMYLLWKLYKENRIPNIPIFIDSPMGNNVLSVFDQFPEWHKLPATEFNAVQDRMEIITSYRETWETIDDPRPKVVIAGSGMVTGGRVLTYLKQLVDKEETSVLLVGYQAEGTRGRQLLEGAHELKIFGKYYPVKAAVHHIESLSAHGDQGELLNWLSEIKNIPEQTFLIHGEPSARDALRTKIQDTYGWRVQSPHLLDTVTVMV is encoded by the coding sequence ATGCAGACTGCGAAAATTCATTTTTTAGGTGCCGCCGGCACTGTGACAGGTTCAAAATATCTAATTGAAACATCCGAGATCAATTTCATGGTAGATTGTGGGATGTTTCAGGGCCTGAAGGAACTACGAGAACTAAACTGGGAGCCTATACCATACGATGTAGCTTCGATAGATCTGGTGCTCTTAACGCACGGACACCTGGATCATACAGGCTATTTGCCAAGGTTAGTAAAGCAAGGATTCAAGGGGAAAATTCTAGGGACAGCACCCACCCTGGCTATAACCGGAATTATCCTGAAAGATAGCGGAAAGATCCATGAAGAGGAAGCTAAGAAAGCAAATGAGGAAGGTTATACGAGTCATACCCCGGCCTTACCGTTTTATACCATAAAGGAGGCCGAAGACACCATGCGATTATTTAACAGCGTTGAGAAGGATGAGTGGATAGTGCTAAGTGAACATATTAAATGTCGTTATCGTTATAACGGTCATATTATAGGTTCCACTTTTATAGAGATCCAGATCTTCGATAAATTGTTTGTTTTCTCAGGAGATATAGGGCGTAGCCATGACCACTTGTTGCATCCACCTGAGAAGCCCGAGTGGGCAGATTACCTATTTGTGGAAAGTACCTACGGTAATAAGTTACATCCCGAGGAAAGTGTGAGTGAATTATTGACCGAATTAGTCCATAAAACTTTACATAAACGAGGAACTCTCATCATACCTTCTTTTGCGGTGGAGCGTTTACAGGTATTAATGTATTTGCTCTGGAAGCTTTACAAGGAAAACCGGATCCCTAATATACCGATCTTCATCGATAGCCCTATGGGAAATAATGTGCTATCTGTTTTCGATCAATTCCCGGAATGGCATAAGCTTCCTGCAACCGAATTTAACGCAGTGCAGGACAGGATGGAGATCATTACCTCCTATAGAGAAACCTGGGAAACCATAGACGATCCTCGGCCAAAAGTAGTGATAGCAGGTAGCGGAATGGTTACCGGCGGTCGTGTACTAACCTATCTTAAACAATTGGTCGACAAGGAAGAAACCTCCGTACTACTTGTGGGTTATCAGGCAGAAGGTACGCGAGGGCGACAACTTCTGGAAGGTGCCCATGAACTCAAGATCTTCGGTAAATATTACCCGGTAAAAGCTGCGGTTCACCATATAGAAAGCCTGTCTGCGCACGGGGATCAGGGGGAACTTCTCAATTGGCTTTCAGAAATAAAAAACATACCTGAACAAACTTTCCTGATCCACGGCGAACCTTCGGCAAGGGATGCCTTAAGAACAAAGATCCAGGACACCTACGGCTGGCGCGTTCAATCGCCTCATTTGTTGGATACGGTGACAGTGATGGTTTAA
- a CDS encoding ATP cone domain-containing protein, with translation MEDNEIYVLKASGERVQFSLDKLRSSLRRSGADEKLINSIIDVVRDELYQGISTKEIYNRAFALLKRKKSIFASKYKLKKAIYELGPTGFPFERFIGALLQYSGYEVKIGKLMKGACVTHEVDVIARKNSDYIIAECKFHSDEARKCDVKIPLYIDSRFRDILSYQKIDPPTEGWVVTNTSFTRDATEYGTCAGLYLLSWDHPKGDSLKERIDRLGLYPITVSTLLTQREKQFLLSRDIVLCRQLIKDDFYLDHLGITDKRRENILKEVNMLSNY, from the coding sequence ATGGAAGACAACGAGATCTATGTGTTAAAAGCTTCCGGTGAACGGGTTCAATTCTCTCTGGATAAATTAAGATCTTCATTACGCCGGAGTGGGGCCGATGAAAAGCTTATTAATTCCATCATCGATGTGGTTCGTGATGAGTTATACCAGGGTATTTCCACCAAAGAGATTTACAACCGTGCTTTTGCACTACTGAAACGGAAGAAATCCATCTTCGCTTCAAAATATAAGCTTAAAAAGGCAATTTACGAGTTAGGGCCTACAGGTTTCCCTTTTGAGCGATTTATCGGGGCTTTGTTGCAATATTCGGGCTACGAAGTTAAGATCGGGAAATTAATGAAAGGTGCATGCGTTACCCATGAGGTAGATGTGATCGCAAGAAAAAACTCAGATTATATCATAGCCGAATGTAAATTCCATAGCGACGAAGCAAGAAAATGCGATGTTAAGATCCCGCTTTATATAGATTCTAGATTTCGGGATATTTTGAGCTATCAAAAAATCGATCCGCCTACCGAAGGCTGGGTGGTAACCAATACTAGTTTTACCCGCGATGCTACAGAATACGGTACGTGTGCAGGCTTATACCTGCTAAGCTGGGATCACCCGAAAGGGGACAGTCTCAAGGAGCGAATAGACCGCCTGGGATTATACCCTATAACGGTTTCTACGTTGCTAACCCAACGGGAAAAGCAGTTTTTGCTCAGTCGGGATATCGTGCTCTGCAGGCAATTGATAAAAGATGATTTCTATCTCGATCACCTGGGAATTACAGACAAACGAAGGGAAAATATATTGAAAGAAGTAAATATGCTTTCTAACTACTAA
- a CDS encoding membrane lipoprotein lipid attachment site-containing protein — protein MKKLMFLLGFILILSSCSSTRLVNQWESPDTPVYEANKILVIGMSTDSQLRRTFEDKLAAAIEKEDIIAVRSIDFFGDSFTDSDKTEEDLNKIESRLLDAGFDSVLISKVTGSEDKVNTVQAVRGFANDFQNFKDYYRINQEVYSNKQTESYRVYHTETAVFCLCPGKERELLWRGNFDVVDPYDTDRNVNDYVRTLLKTLQENELVIVPE, from the coding sequence ATGAAAAAGTTAATGTTCTTACTAGGTTTTATACTCATTTTAAGCTCTTGTTCTTCCACCAGATTGGTAAATCAGTGGGAGAGTCCAGACACGCCGGTGTACGAGGCCAATAAGATCCTGGTGATAGGGATGAGTACAGATTCTCAATTGAGAAGGACCTTTGAGGATAAACTGGCTGCAGCCATCGAAAAAGAGGATATAATCGCCGTAAGGAGCATCGATTTTTTCGGAGATTCTTTTACAGATTCCGATAAGACCGAGGAAGACCTCAATAAAATTGAAAGTAGACTGCTGGATGCAGGCTTCGATTCGGTGCTGATCTCTAAAGTCACCGGCTCTGAAGATAAAGTGAACACCGTACAGGCGGTGCGTGGCTTTGCAAACGATTTTCAGAATTTTAAAGATTATTACCGAATTAATCAGGAGGTTTATTCGAATAAGCAAACCGAATCCTACAGGGTCTATCATACAGAAACAGCTGTATTCTGTCTCTGTCCGGGTAAAGAACGCGAATTACTTTGGCGGGGAAATTTCGACGTAGTTGATCCTTATGATACCGATAGAAATGTAAATGATTACGTTCGAACCTTGCTAAAAACCCTCCAGGAAAACGAACTTGTTATTGTCCCGGAATGA
- a CDS encoding NAD(P)-dependent oxidoreductase yields the protein MKLLVFSAKDFEIPFLKKANTKGLEMILSPDRLTTNTAMKALGFDAISIFSADDASTNVLEKLHDFGVKYISLRSTGFDNVHLKTARKFNIKVANSPAYSPHAIAEHAIALLLTLNRNIVHANNQMKSQDFTLSNLVGFDLYKKKVGILGTGAIGSVIARILHGFGCEIYANDISPNQALAEELKLTYLSKKELQKKCDIIIISLPLTSETHHLIDETVISGMKDGACIINIARGAIVDTPAVLQALNSGKLGGYASDVYEKEGGIYFYNRIGDNLKDDLLLDLLNHPKVLLTPHQAFATREALEKIAETTFYNLNCWRQQKSSEFEL from the coding sequence ATGAAATTACTAGTATTCAGTGCCAAGGATTTCGAGATTCCCTTTTTAAAGAAGGCGAATACAAAAGGCCTGGAAATGATCTTATCACCGGACAGGCTCACCACTAATACGGCAATGAAGGCATTGGGTTTCGACGCTATTTCAATTTTTTCTGCCGATGATGCCTCCACCAACGTGCTTGAAAAACTACATGATTTCGGGGTGAAATATATTTCCCTTAGATCTACGGGTTTTGACAATGTCCATCTTAAAACCGCTCGGAAATTTAATATAAAAGTGGCAAATTCTCCGGCTTATTCACCTCATGCCATCGCCGAACACGCAATCGCACTTTTGTTGACCCTCAATAGGAATATTGTGCATGCAAACAACCAAATGAAGTCCCAGGATTTTACCTTGTCTAATCTAGTAGGATTCGACCTGTATAAAAAGAAAGTGGGAATTCTTGGAACCGGTGCCATTGGGAGTGTGATCGCAAGAATACTGCATGGTTTTGGCTGCGAGATCTACGCAAATGATATCAGTCCGAATCAGGCTCTCGCAGAGGAACTCAAGCTCACATATTTATCTAAAAAAGAACTTCAGAAGAAATGCGATATCATCATAATAAGTTTACCGCTAACTTCAGAAACTCACCATCTTATTGATGAAACAGTGATTAGCGGTATGAAGGATGGTGCCTGTATTATAAATATTGCCAGGGGTGCCATTGTAGACACACCTGCTGTGCTTCAGGCATTGAACAGTGGTAAACTAGGAGGATACGCTTCAGACGTATATGAGAAGGAGGGAGGCATATATTTTTATAACAGGATAGGAGATAACCTAAAAGATGACTTATTACTGGATCTTTTAAATCACCCTAAGGTCCTGCTCACTCCACATCAGGCATTCGCAACCCGGGAAGCGCTTGAAAAGATTGCCGAAACCACCTTTTATAATCTCAATTGCTGGAGACAGCAGAAATCGTCTGAGTTCGAATTATAA